A window of Babylonia areolata isolate BAREFJ2019XMU chromosome 2, ASM4173473v1, whole genome shotgun sequence contains these coding sequences:
- the LOC143295809 gene encoding uncharacterized protein LOC143295809 translates to MAFEDSDIYQAILDGDLAALGCSVGAEDVNLRDSSGKSYLHICIELGQMQLVEYLAQKVFLGFRDDNGHTAIDLAARYRMTEVEHQLIRRVAGMQDSDDTQALLHLFQAGWRAWPPLQLAPEDCEDHPFTPGYRCQLDILSLQDQVDRMHQAVHHGQLGQVQTVVTEELVLVTDHTGLPPLQKAVLFEWLSIVQFLSRQFPHSVNHPDHMGRTALHYAAAYHEYQDNILYKQLLRAGAREDVSDLMAWI, encoded by the exons ATGGCGTTTGAAGACAGTGACATTTATCAAGCCATCCTGGATGGGGATCTGGCAGCCCTTGGCTGCAGTGTTGGGGCAGAGGATGTCAACCTGCGGGACAGTTCTGGAAAGTCCTACCTGCACATCTGCATTGAGCTGGGGCAGATGCAGCTGGTGGAGTACCTTGCCCAGAAAGTCTTTCTGGGTTTCCGTGACGACAACGGACACACAGCCATAGATCTGGCAGCAAG GTATCGCATGACTGAGGTTGAACACCAGCTGATCCGCCGCGTGGCAGGTATGcaggacagtgatgacacacaggCCCTCCTGCATCTCTTCCAGGCTGGCTGGCGGGCTTGGCCCCCCCTACAGCTCGCCCCAGAGGACTGTGAAGACCACCCCTTCACCCCAGGATACCGCTGTCAGTTGGACATTCTAAGCCTGCAG GACCAGGTGGACAGAATGCACCAGGCGGTGCACCACGGTCAGCTGGGTCAGGtgcagacagtggtgacagaggaaCTGGTGCTGGTGACAGACCACACTGGCCTGCCCCCCTTGCAGAAGGCTGTCCTCTTTGAGTGGCTGTCCATCGTGCAGTTCCTCAGCCGTCAGTTCCCTCACTCTGTTAATCATCCCGACCAT ATGGGTCGGACAGCATTGCACTATGCAGCAGCATATCACGAGTACCAGGACAACATTCTGTACAAACAGCTGCTCAGAGCTGGTGCCAGGGAAGATGTGTCTGACCTG ATGGCCTGGATTTGA